A section of the Cloacibacillus sp. An23 genome encodes:
- a CDS encoding C-terminal binding protein, with the protein MKVCLVDSDFFVGYDYAIEKKLLAENGIELVLETCANERDVIERCKDSDVLMTVLVKLSAEVMDACPNLKGLVRYGIGVDAIDIEAANKRGLPVCNFTDYCIPEVATHAFALILALSRNLLLFDKNVRQGLWSRGPKGIPMRRASSRTLGLVGFGAIACQLTAFAKPMGYNVAAYDPFLPDDVFEKHGVKRLTKDELFEQADIISVHTPMTPETRHMIDKEALAKMKDGVIIVNTARGPIICEADLIEALKSGKVGAAGLDVVEFETITSSDHPYVSMNNVILTPHAGYDGVESTEELHEKAAKTAVTLCRGEIPYNTINKKAIAK; encoded by the coding sequence ATGAAAGTCTGTCTTGTGGACTCCGACTTTTTCGTCGGATACGATTACGCAATCGAAAAGAAGCTCCTCGCCGAAAACGGCATAGAGCTCGTGCTCGAAACTTGCGCGAACGAGCGGGACGTTATAGAACGCTGCAAAGACTCGGACGTGCTGATGACGGTGCTCGTCAAGCTCAGCGCCGAAGTCATGGACGCCTGCCCGAATCTGAAAGGGCTCGTCCGTTACGGGATAGGCGTCGACGCGATAGACATAGAGGCGGCGAACAAGCGCGGCCTGCCCGTCTGCAATTTCACCGACTACTGCATCCCGGAGGTGGCGACGCACGCCTTCGCGCTCATTCTCGCGCTCTCGCGCAATCTTCTGCTCTTCGACAAAAACGTCCGGCAGGGGCTATGGTCGCGCGGCCCGAAAGGGATCCCGATGCGCCGGGCGAGCAGCAGGACGCTCGGCCTCGTCGGCTTCGGAGCCATCGCGTGCCAGCTCACCGCCTTCGCCAAGCCGATGGGCTACAACGTGGCAGCCTACGACCCGTTCCTACCCGACGACGTTTTTGAGAAACATGGCGTGAAACGCCTCACGAAGGACGAACTGTTCGAGCAGGCCGACATCATCTCCGTCCACACCCCGATGACGCCGGAGACGCGCCACATGATAGACAAAGAGGCGCTCGCGAAGATGAAGGACGGCGTGATCATCGTAAACACCGCGCGCGGCCCGATCATCTGCGAAGCCGACCTCATCGAGGCTCTGAAATCCGGTAAGGTCGGAGCCGCGGGGCTGGACGTCGTCGAGTTTGAGACGATAACGTCGAGCGACCATCCGTACGTCTCCATGAACAACGTCATACTAACGCCGCACGCGGGCTACGACGGCGTCGAATCGACTGAAGAGCTCCACGAAAAGGCGGCGAAGACGGCGGTCACGCTGTGC